Proteins from one Coffea arabica cultivar ET-39 chromosome 8c, Coffea Arabica ET-39 HiFi, whole genome shotgun sequence genomic window:
- the LOC113705266 gene encoding uncharacterized protein: protein MKRHSHFYPLAALVLLHHLMMTGCTAMKRLSLGTDQSALLALKAHITSGQQEFLSKNWSSAAAASSVCDWIGVQCGSRHQRVTALNISNMGLTGTIPPDLGNLSFLVSLDLRNNSFHGNLPEELSHLRRLRFIRFSKNNFTGEIPMWFGHFPELQFLFLDSNGFSGFIPPPISNLSKLETLNLRDNFLGGNIPEKMGNLSVLRELYLSGDDLVGQIPLSLCKFSHLQVLDLSNNRFSGHIPKEIGNLEKLKELYLITNNLTGAIPREIGKLHVLKVLVLGHNHLTGTIPREIGNLQNLQRLNLEWNQIAGSIPKEIGNLMMLTELYFANNSLTGTIPPEMGNLYQLENLQLPYNGLIGSIPHGIFNLSALRNIGLQSNLLSGNLPPDLGYRLPKLLFIDLAWNNLGGVIPVSITNCSRSRILNFARNRFTGSIPDALGDLRLLQYLALESNNLTSDPTSMELSFITSLTKCKNLVLLDLGPNPLNGLLPASIGNLSASLGILILETSGIKGTIPSQTGNLTNLVLLDLQSNHLTGGIPTAFKDLQNLQGLTVGDNNLNDTLDKLCSLHSLNSVDLTTNQFSGSIPECFGNMTSLRELELGNNFLVSAIPNSFWKLKDLLELNLSSNSLNASLPLEVGNLKAITSIDVSANQFSGDIPRTTGDLQNLVILNLSQNQFHGSIPESFSNMLSLQGLYLSHNNLSGSIPKSLEALRDLKELDVSYNHLSGEIPSGGHFRNFTAESFLFNDALCGDSRFHVPPCPRPNSIHRSRTKKVLLFAFAPLGIASVVVAALAIVFRRYWKRCQDSKGTNMVLVPTQERVSYYELLRATDGYGESNLLGIGSFGSVYKGILNDGRSIAVKVFNLELEGVLKSFDVECKVLKNLRHRNLVKVISGCWNQDFRALVLEYMCNGSLEKWLYSDNYFLDTLQRLNILIDVASAVQYLHEEYSTPVIHCDLKPSNVLLDEDMVAHVSDFGIAKMLEKEESFAWTRTLATIGYIAPEYGSEGLISAKCDVYSYGIVLMEVFSRRKPNDEMFAGNLNLKSWINNSLPDSILRVIDAKLLQREDENFTEKLEVLSSILELALKCVCESPSERVSMKVTLETLKKIKLKFLRVMEVDS, encoded by the exons ATGAAGAGACACTCCCACTTCTACCCTCTTGCAGCACTTGTTTTGCTGCACCATCTAATGATGACCGGCTGCACAGCCATGAAAAGACTAAGTTTAGGCACTGATCAATCTGCTCTTTTAGCCCTGAAAGCCCATATCACTTCAGGACAGCAAGAATTCTTGTCAAAAAACTGGTCTTCTGCAGCTGCTGCATCCTCTGTCTGTGACTGGATAGGAGTCCAGTGCGGCTCTCGACACCAAAGAGTCACTgctttaaatatttcaaacatGGGACTCACCGGCACAATACCTCCGGATTTGGGAAACCTCTCCTTTCTTGTTTCTCTTGATCTGAGAAATAACTCCTTCCACGGCAATCTGCCCGAAGAGTTGTCGCATCTACGCCGCCTGAGGTTCATCCGATTTTCCAAGAACAACTTCACTGGAGAGATTCCAATGTGGTTTGGTCACTTCCCAGAACTCCAGTTCTTGTTTCTGGACAGCAATGGCTTTAGTGGTTTTATTCCTCCTCCTATCTCTAACTTATCAAAACTGGAAACCTTAAATCTAAGAGACAATTTCCTGGGAGGTAATATTCCAGAAAAGATGGGAAATCTTTCGGTCCTCAGAGAGCTGTATCTATCTGGGGATGACTTAGTTGGTCAGATACCATTGAGTTTATGCAAGTTTTCTCATCTTCAGGTGCTAGACTTGTCTAACAACAGGTTTAGCGGGCACATACCTAAAGAAATTGGAAATCTGGAGAAGCTCAAGGAGTTATACCTCATCACCAATAACTTAACAG GTGCAATTCCCCGAGAGATTGGCAAACTGCATGTTTTGAAGGTTCTCGTGTTGGGGCATAACCACTTGACAG GTACGATTCCACGAGAGATAGGCAATCTGCAAAACCTGCAAAGGCTCAATCTGGAATGGAATCAAATTGCGGGAAGCATTCCAAAAGAAATCGGGAATTTGATGATGCTTACTGAGCTCTACTTTGCCAACAACTCCTTGACAG GTACAATACCACCAGAGATGGGTAACCTTTACCAACTCGAGAATCTTCAGTTACCTTATAATGGATTGATTGGCTCCATTCCCCATGGCATCTTCAACCTCTCAGCATTGCGGAATATTGGCCTTCAATCTAATCTTCTATCAGGAAATCTTCCGCCGGATCTAGGATACAGACTGCCCAAGTTATTATTCATAGATCTTGCTTGGAATAACCTTGGTGGAGTTATACCAGTGTCCATCACAAATTGTTCGAGATCAAGAATTCTAAATTTTGCAAGGAACCGATTCACTGGTTCCATTCCTGACGCCCTCGGGGACCTTAGACTTCTGCAATATCTAGCTCTGGAAAGCAACAATTTAACAAGTGACCCTACATCTATGGAGCTGAGCTTCATCACTTCATTGACAAAATGCAAAAACTTGGTACTTTTAGACCTGGGCCCAAACCCGTTAAATGGGCTTCTTCCAGCTTCCATTGGGAATCTCTCTGCTTCGTTAGGGATACTGATATTAGAAACTAGTGGAATCAAGGGCACCATACCAAGTCAAACCGGCAACTTGACCAATTTGGTATTGCTTGATCTACAATCGAATCACTTGACAGGAGGTATTCCAACAGCATTCAAAGATCTACAAAACCTGCAAGGTTTGACCGTGGGAGATAATAATCTTAACGACACCTTAGATAAACTTTGCAGTTTGCATAGCTTGAATTCAGTAGATCTAACCACAAACCAGTTTTCTGGGTCTATTCCTGAATGCTTTGGTAATATGACTTCTCTTCGGGAACTTGAACTAGGAAACAACTTTTTAGTCTCTGCCATACCTaatagtttttggaaactcaaAGATCTCTTGGAGTTGAACTTATCCTCAAACTCCCTTAATGCTTCCTTGCCTCTTGAAGTTGGAAATCTGAAAGCTATTACATCTATAGATGTATCAGCGAATCAATTCTCTGGTGACATTCCCCGCACAACAGGTGATTTGCAAAACCTGGTGATTTTAAATTTATCCCAAAACCAATTTCATGGATCTATCCCAGAGTCATTTAGCAATATGCTCAGCTTACAAGGACTTTACTTATCGCACAACAATCTTTCTGGCTCCATACCAAAGTCATTGGAGGCACTTCGGGACCTCAAAGAGCTTGACGTTTCTTATAACCATTTAAGTGGTGAAATTCCCTCTGGTGGTCACTTTAGAAACTTTACTGCTGAATCTTTTCTGTTCAATGATGCATTGTGCGGAGATTCCAGGTTTCATGTGCCGCCTTGCCCAAGACCTAATTCAATTCACAGGTCCAGAACAAAAAAGGTGCTTCTATTTGCATTTGCTCCtctgggaattgcttctgtggTTGTCGCAGCCTTAGCAATTGTCTTCAGAAGATATTGGAAGAGATGTCAGGATTCTAAAGGAACAAACATGGTATTAGTGCCAACGCAAGAAAGAGTTTCGTACTATGAACTTCTTCGAGCAACTGATGGGTACGGTGAAAGCAATTTGCTTGGCATTGGGAGTTTTGGATCTGTTTACAAGGGGATTCTCAATGACGGAAGGTCTATTGCTGTAAAGGTTTTCAATTTGGAATTGGAAGGAGTACTCAAGAGCTTTGATGTAGAGTGCAAAGTCCTGAAGAACCTTCGCCATCGAAATCTTGTGAAGGTCATCAGTGGTTGTTGGAACCAGGATTTTAGGGCCTTGGTGCTTGAATACATGTGCAATGGAAGCCTTGAGAAATGGCTGTATTCTGACAATTATTTCTTAGATACTCTACAGAGATTGAATATATTGATAGATGTGGCAAGTGCAGTGCAATATCTGCACGAAGAATATTCGACGCCTGTGATTCACTGTGATTTGAAGCCCAGTAATGTCTTACTTGATGAGGATATGGTTGCCCACGTCAGCGACTTTGGTATTGCAAAAATGCTGGAAAAGGAGGAAAGCTTTGCATGGACCAGGACCTTAGCTACAATTGGCTACATTGCTCCAG AGTATGGATCTGAGGGGTTGATATCAGCAAAATGCGATGTTTATAGCTATGGAATCGTGCTGATGGAAGTTTTTTCAAGAAGAAAGCCTAATGATGAGATGTTTGCTGGAAATTTGAACTTGAAGAGTTGGATAAATAATTCTCTGCCTGATTCGATTCTTCGAGTTATTGATGCCAAGTTGTTGCAGCGTGAGGATGAAAATTTCACTGAGAAGCTGGAGGTTTTATCGTCAATCTTGGAATTGGCCTTAAAATGTGTCTGTGAATCTCCAAGTGAGAGAGTTAGTATGAAAGTTACGCTGGAGACACTGAAGAAGATCAAACTCAAATTCTTGCGGGTCATGGAGGTCGATTCGTAG
- the LOC113706147 gene encoding uncharacterized protein, which yields MKKHFYFYPLAALVLLHHLMMTSCTAMKRLSLGTDQSALLALNARITSEQHEFLSQNWSSTAAPSSVCDWIGVQCSSRHQRVTDLNISNMGLTGTIPPDLGNLSFLVSLDLRNNSFHGNLPEELSHLRRLRFILFSNNRFTGEIPMWFGHFPELRFLFLDNNGFSGFIPSSISNSSKVETLTLRGNFLEGNIPEKMGNLSVLKDLSLSGNYLSGQIPLSLCKISQLQSLDLSSNRFSGHIPKEIGNLEKLTYLSLMTNNFTGVIPQEIGKLHSLKVLVLGRNNLTGTIPREIGNLQNLQGLNLEWNQITGSIPKEIGNLTMLTELYFANNSLTGTIPPEMGNLYQLENLQLPYNGLNGSIPRGLFNLSALRNIALSSNLLSGNLPPDLAYRLPKLLFIELAGNNLGGVIPVSISNCSQLRVLELSINGFTGSIPDALGDLRLLQYLVLQSNNLTSDPTSMELSFITSLTKCKNLHYLDLGRNPLNGLLPASIGNLSASLEKLLLKTSEIKGTIPSQTGNLTNLLLLDLRSNHLTGGIPTAFKDLQNLQGLTGGDNNLNGTLDNLCNLHSLTLIDLTTNQFSGSLPECFGNMTSLRDLELGNNFLVTAIPNSFWNLRDLLQLNLSSNSLNASLPLEVGNLKAITSIDVSANQFSGDIPRTTGDLQYLLNLNLSQNQFHGSIPESFGNMLSLQGLYLSHNNLSGFIPKSLEALRDLKELDVSYNHLSGEIPSGGRFRNFTAESFLFNDALCGDSRFHVPSCPRNNSIHGSRTKKVLLFVFAPLGIASVVVAALAIVFRRYWKRYQDSKGTNMVLVPTQERVSYYELLRATDGYGESNLLGIGSFGSVYKGILNDGRSIAVKVFNLELEGVLKSFDVECEVLKNLRHRNLVKVISGCWNQDFRALVLEYMCNGSLEKWLYSDNYFLDTLQRLNIMIDVASAVQYLHEEYSTPVIHCDLKPSNVLLDEDMVAHVSDFGIAKMLEKEESFAWTKTLATVGYIAPEYGSEGLISAKCDVYSYGIMLMEVFSRRKPNDEMFAGNLNLKSWINDSLPNSILRVIDAKLLKREDENFTEKLEGFSSIMELALKCVGESPTDRLSMKVVLETLKKIKLKFLQVRQADE from the exons ATGAAGAAACACTTTTACTTCTACCCTCTTGCAGCACTTGTTTTGCTGCACCATCTAATGATGACCAGTTGCACAGCCATGAAAAGATTAAGTTTAGGCACTGATCAATCTGCTCTTTTAGCCCTGAACGCCCGTATCACGTCAGAACAGCATGAATTCTTGTCACAAAACTGGTCTTCTACAGCTGCTCCATCCTCTGTCTGTGACTGGATAGGAGTCCAGTGCAGCTCTCGACACCAAAGAGTGACTGatttaaatatttcaaacatGGGACTCACCGGCACAATACCTCCGGATTTGGGAAACCTCTCCTTTCTTGTTTCTCTTGATCTGAGAAATAACTCCTTCCACGGAAATCTGCCCGAAGAGTTGTCACATCTACGCCGCCTGAGGTTCATCTTGTTTTCCAACAACAGATTCACTGGGGAAATTCCAATGTGGTTTGGTCACTTTCCCGAACTCCggttcttgtttcttgacaacaATGGTTTTAGTGGTTTTATTCCTTCTTCAATCTCAAACTCGTCAAAAGTGGAAACTTTAACTCTAAGAGGCAATTTTCTGGAGGGTAATATTCCAGAAAAGATGGGAAATCTTTCAGTCCTCAAGGATCTGTCTCTATCTGGGAATTATTTATCTGGTCAAATACCATTGAGCTTATGCAAGATTTCTCAACTTCAATCGCTAGACTTGTCATCCAACAGGTTTAGCGGGCACATACCTAAAGAAATTGGAAATCTGGAGAAGCTTACGTATTTATCCCTCATGACTAACAACTTCACAG GTGTAATTCCCCAGGAGATTGGCAAACTGCATAGTTTGAAGGTTCTCGTGTTGGGGCGTAACAACTTAACAG GTACGATTCCACGAGAGATAGGCAATCTGCAAAACCTGCAGGGGCTCAATTTGGAATGGAATCAAATCACAGGAAGCATTCCAAAAGAAATCGGGAATTTGACGATGCTTACTGAGCTCTATTTCGCCAACAACTCCTTGACAG GTACAATACCACCAGAGATGGGTAACCTTTACCAACTCGAGAATCTTCAGTTACCTTACAATGGCTTGAATGGCTCCATTCCCCGTGGGCTCTTCAACCTCTCAGCATTGCGGAATATTGCACTTTCATCTAATCTTCTATCAGGAAATCTTCCGCCGGATCTAGCATACAGACTGCCGAAGTTATTATTCATAGAGCTTGCTGGGAATAACCTTGGTGGAGTTATACCAGTGTCCATTTCAAACTGTTCCCAATTAAGAGTGCTAGAACTTTCAATTAACGGATTCACTGGTTCCATTCCTGACGCCCTCGGGGACCTTAGACTTCTGCAATATCTAGTTCTGCAAAGCAACAATTTAACAAGCGATCCCACTTCTATGGAGCTGAGCTTCATCACTTCATTGACAAAATGCAAAAACTTGCATTATTTAGACCTGGGCCGAAATCCATTAAATGGGCTTCTTCCAGCTTCCATTGGGAATCTCTCTGCTTCTTTAGAGAAGTTGTTATtaaaaactagtgaaatcaAGGGCACCATACCAAGTCAAACTGGCAACTTGACCAATTTGCTATTGCTTGATCTACGGTCCAATCACTTGACCGGAGGTATTCCAACAGCATTCAAAGATCTACAAAACCTGCAAGGTTTGACTGGGGGAGATAATAATCTTAACGGCACCTTAGATAACCTTTGCAATTTGCATAGCTTGACTTTGATAGATCTGACCACAAACCAGTTTTCTGGGTCTTTACCAGAATGCTTTGGTAATATGACTTCTCTTCGGGATCTTGAACTAGGAAACAACTTTTTAGTCACTGCCATACCTAATAGTTTTTGGAACCTCAGAGATCTCTTGCAGTTGAACTTATCCTCAAACTCCCTTAATGCTTCCTTGCCTCTTGAAGTTGGAAATCTGAAAGCTATTACATCTATAGACGTATCAGCGAATCAATTCTCTGGTGACATTCCCCGCACAACAGGTGATTTGCAATACCTgttgaatttaaatttatccCAAAACCAATTTCACGGATCTATCCCAGAGTCATTTGGCAATATGCTCAGCTTGCAAGGACTTTACCTATCGCACAACAATCTTTCTGGCTTCATACCAAAGTCATTGGAGGCACTTCGGGACCTCAAAGAGCTTGACGTTTCTTATAACCATTTAAGTGGTGAAATTCCTTCTGGTGGTCGCTTTAGGAACTTTACCGCTGAATCTTTTCTGTTCAACGATGCATTGTGTGGGGATTCCAGGTTTCACGTGCCATCTTGCCCAAGAAATAATTCAATTCACGGGTCAAGAACAAAAAAGGTGCTTCTATTTGTATTTGCTCCtctgggaattgcttctgtggTTGTCGCAGCCTTAGCAATTGTCTTCAGAAGATATTGGAAGAGATATCAGGATTCTAAAGGAACAAACATGGTATTGGTGCCAACGCAAGAAAGAGTTTCGTACTATGAACTTCTTCGAGCAACTGATGGGTACGGTGAAAGCAATTTGCTTGGCATTGGGAGTTTTGGATCTGTTTACAAGGGGATTCTCAATGATGGAAGGTCTATTGCTGTAAAGGTTTTCAATTTGGAATTGGAAGGAGTACTCAAGAGCTTTGACGTAGAGTGTGAAGTCCTGAAGAACCTTCGCCATCGAAATCTTGTGAAGGTCATCAGCGGTTGTTGGAACCAGGATTTTAGGGCCTTGGTGCTTGAATACATGTGCAATGGAAGCCTTGAGAAGTGGCTGTACTCTGACAACTATTTCTTAGATACTCTACAGAGATTGAATATAATGATAGATGTGGCAAGTGCTGTGCAATATCTCCACGAAGAATATTCGACGCCTGTGATTCACTGTGATTTGAAGCCCAGTAATGTCTTACTTGATGAGGATATGGTTGCCCACGTCAGCGACTTTGGTATTGCAAAAATGCTGGAAAAGGAGGAAAGCTTTGCATGGACCAAGACCTTAGCTACAGTTGGCTACATTGCTCCGG AGTATGGATCTGAGGGTTTGATATCAGCAAAATGCGATGTTTATAGCTATGGAATCATGCTGATGGAAGTTTTTTCAAGAAGAAAGCCTAATGATGAAATGTTTGCTGGAAATTTGAACTTGAAGAGTTGGATAAATGATTCTCTGCCTAATTCGATTCTTCGAGTCATTGATGCTAAGTTGTTGAAGCGTGAGGATGAAAATTTCACTGAGAAGTTGGAGGGTTTTTCATCCATCATGGAATTGGCCTTAAAATGTGTTGGTGAATCTCCAACTGACAGACTCAGTATGAAAGTTGTTCTTGAAACACTGAAGAAGATCAAGCTCAAATTCTTGCAGGTCAGGCAGGCTGATGAATAG
- the LOC140013575 gene encoding uncharacterized protein has product MQELVGSYEGDIEAQQKIAQLLLDPNAVTDFQLDKGMLKFKDKLYVGAANNIRSKVIKALHDSAVGEHSGQRGCLRRIQSLFYWPGIKQDVVTFVRSCDVCQRSKHENVPYPGLLQHIPVPQQACVIPAAVNLVQDRLKVISLIKENLTKAQSRMKSFADRHKTERTLQVGDWVFLKLQPYRQQTVAIRKSLKLTTKYYGPFQIIAKVGAVAYKLQLPAGARIHPVFHVSLLKKKIGNAQSTDPVLPAWDSSDQCSLQPEKILRSRATCVTPK; this is encoded by the exons ATGCAGGAGTTGGTGGGAAGCTATGAAGGAGATATTGAAGCTCAGCAGAAGATAGCTCAGCTCCTATTAGATCCCAATGCAGTCACAGACTTCCAATTGGATAAAGGAATGCTTAAATTTAAGGACAAACTATATGTGGGAGCTGCCAACAATATTCGCAGCAAGGTGATCAAGGCCTTGCACGATTCAGCAGTGGGTGAACATTCTGGCCAGAGGGGGTGCCTGCGCAGGATACAATCTCTTTTCTACTGGCCTGGAATCAAGCAGGATGTTGTCACATTTGTCAGATCTTGTGATGTGTGCCAAAGGAGCAAACATGAGAATGTTCCCTATCCTGGGCTTCTGCAACATATTCCAGTTCCACAACAGGCTTG TGTTATACCAGCTGCAGTTAACTTGGTGCAagataggctcaaggtcatatCACTCATTAAGGAGAATTTGACAAAGGCACAAAGTCGCATGAAAAGCTTTGCTGACAGGCACAAGACTGAACGTACACTTCAAGTGGGGGATTGGGTGTTTCTCAAACTGCAACCCTATAGGCAACAAACAGTGGCTATTCGGAAGAGCTTAAAACTCACAACAAAATATTATGGACCGTTCCAGATCATTGCTAAGGTGGGGGCAGTGGCCTACAAGTTGCAGTTACCTGCTGGAGCTAGGATCCATCCTGTATTTCATGTTTCTCTGTTAAAGAAGAAGATTGGGAATGCTCAGAGCACTGATCCTGTATTGCCTGCATGGGACTCGTCTGATCAATGCTCACTCCAACCTGAGAAGATCTTGAGAAGCAGAGCTACATGCGTAACTCCTAAGTAG